One window of Arvicola amphibius chromosome 6, mArvAmp1.2, whole genome shotgun sequence genomic DNA carries:
- the LOC119816317 gene encoding uncharacterized protein LOC119816317, giving the protein MHEYCLGHCSIAVKRHHDRVPQVVKQRLRPSSLIGNLLPVDNYIDIPWLVAIPGNCQGIVLTPWLILSTANCLKKTKLSHLDISGVNNPESIPHGQRICLHPNFDPQDENDPVKADIGLFILEEPIYGDEIPLSQSPNISLKSCSKCQYRSCDVYEYQSSKKLGTTRVKKIGVQLLDFSTCYHQHSYLEKTEGLCIQSQPREDCWVQRASPVLCLLKNRWELVGLIQKTSRICQNPTVIIRTAPYFAWMKQFIRASKKLLNPTSSLHCRKLQENEHVPQIRHSHNYISTLGSPDSTSRFLQGNIGISPQTKHINDVPTIFSFSDVNSFTDGYKLLLKKTQTSQAASFLPKQVKSMPVAMFPQNSKQNLVQYHQVTPSPNAGNLHKYPISQLFSDTAMPYTSSKANSAKPWHFVTDNSDESFDKIMADIIKQWSPFVDNNVEAANSLNANTTDDSWTENSTNLEEYKNLLKAITNGSQNQYMTQTNLAPELSFSGGPWEYFNSGRAFTKTGLPLEPTPPPIETRRIPQPSGTIEPWGSSSDYNTDFQDQSVIDLLRAQNHPESDSDKLQPVPMVNIGRPSTSKVITTTPLPIDLETKNPPHQIPYSTLPSQGGQSLLKAIIQPTVEVQP; this is encoded by the coding sequence ATGCATGAGTACTGTCTTggccactgttctattgctgtgaagagacaccatgaccgagtTCCCCAAGTGGTGAAACAGAGACTGCGTCCAAGCTCATTGATTGGAAATCTACTACCAGTGGACAACTACATTGACATACCATGGCTGGTAGCTATACCTGGAAATTGTCAGGGTATTGTCCTGACTCCATGGCTGATTCTTTCTACGGCTAACTGTCTGAAGAAAACGAAACTATCACACCTGGACATTTCTGGAGTAAATAACCCAGAAAGCATTCCACATGGACAAAGAATTTGCCTCCATCCCAACTTTGATCCTCAAGATGAAAATGATCCAGTGAAAGCAGATATTGGCCTGTTCATTCTGGAAGAGCCTATCTATGGGGATGAAATTCCACTATCTCAGTCCCCAAATATATCCTTGAAAAGTTGTTCTAAGTGCCAATACAGAAGCTGTGATGTGTATGAATATCAGAGTAGCAAGAAGCTTGGAACCACAAGAGTAAAGAAGATAGGCGTGCAGCTGCTAGATTTCTCAACATGCTACCATCAACATTCCTATCTAGAGAAGACTGAGGGCTTGTGTATTCAGAGTCAACCACGAGAAGACTGCTGGGTACAGAGAGCCAGTCCTGTTCTATGTCTTCTAAAGAACCGCTGGGAACTGGTGGGCCTCATACAGAAGACTTCAAGGATATGTCAAAATCCCACAGTCATCATTAGAACAGCTCCCTACTTTGCCTGGATGAAACAATTCATCAGGGCATCTAAAAAACTACTGAATCCTACTTCCTCCTTACACTGTAGGAAATTGCAGGAAAATGAGCATGTTCCCCAAATAAGACACAGCCATAATTACATCTCCACCCTGGGCTCACCAGATTCCACTTCAAGGTTTTTGCAAGGAAACATAGGCATTTCTCCACAAACCAAACATATCAACGATGTCCCAACAATCTTTAGTTTTAGTGACGTGAATTCTTTTACTGATGGTTATAAATTGTTACTCAAAAAAACCCAGACCTCACAAGCTGCTAGTTTTCTACCCAAGCAAGTGAAGTCAATGCCTGTTGCCATGTTTCCACAAAATTCTAAACAGAATTTAGTTCAATATCATCAGGTTACCCCTTCACCTAATGCAGGGAATTTGCACAAGTATCCAATATCCCAGCTTTTTTCTGACACAGCCATGCCATACACTTCTTCGAAGGCTAATAGTGCTAAACCCTGGCATTTTGTAACAGATAATTCCGATGAGTCTTTCGATAAAATCATGGCAGATATAATTAAACAATGGAGTCCATTTGTAGACAACAATGTGGAGGCTGCAAATTCCCTCAATGCTAATACAACTGATGACTCTTGGACAGAAAATAGTACTAATTTAGAAGAGTACAAAAACCTTTTGAAAGCCATAACAAATGGATCTCAGAATCAATATATGACTCAGACCAACTTAGCACCAGAACTTTCTTTTTCTGGGGGACCCTGGGAATACTTTAATTCAGGCAGAGCTTTTACCAAAACAGGTCTGCCCTTGGAGCCTACACCGCCCCCCATTGAAACCAGAAGGATTCCCCAGCCAAGTGGTACAATTGAGCCCTGGGGTTCTTCCTCTGATTATAATACAGACTTTCAAGATCAATCAGTTATTGATTTACTAAGAGCTCAGAATCATCCTGAGTCTGATTCAGATAAACTACAGCCTGTACCAATGGTCAACATAGGTAGGCCTTCAACTTCTAAAGTGATTACCACTACACCTTTACCCATTGATCTTGAGACTAAAAACCCTCCACACCAAATTCCATACAGTACGCTACCATCACAAGGAGGTCAGTCTTTACTTAAGGCCATAATACAGCCTACAGTTGAAGTTCAACCCTAA